One stretch of Zingiber officinale cultivar Zhangliang chromosome 6B, Zo_v1.1, whole genome shotgun sequence DNA includes these proteins:
- the LOC121992622 gene encoding protein kish-like isoform X1: MSALFNFHAFLSVVLLVICTCTYIKMQFPAILEQRTGFRGFFWKAARIGSLMADPTRDMKPKLVCAVCNDTLSLYIREKI; this comes from the exons TCGGCGCTGTTCAATTTCCACGCTTTTCTGTCGGTGGTGCTGTTGGTGATATGCACCTGCACTTACATCAAGATGCAGTTCCCCGCCATCCTCGAGCAAAGGACCGG GTTCCGTGGCTTCTTCTGGAAGGCTGCTCGAATAG GGAGCTTGATGGCAGATCCAACTCGTGATATGAAACCAAAACTTGTTTGTGCTGTGTGCAATGACACCCTTTCCTTGTACATTAGGGAAAAAATTTAG
- the LOC121992622 gene encoding protein kish-like isoform X2, whose translation MSALFNFHAFLSVVLLVICTCTYIKMQFPAILEQRTGFRGFFWKAARIGERLSPWVSLGCFAMGVSIIIF comes from the exons TCGGCGCTGTTCAATTTCCACGCTTTTCTGTCGGTGGTGCTGTTGGTGATATGCACCTGCACTTACATCAAGATGCAGTTCCCCGCCATCCTCGAGCAAAGGACCGG GTTCCGTGGCTTCTTCTGGAAGGCTGCTCGAATAG GTGAACGCCTAAGCCCCTGGGTCTCTTTGGGTTGCTTTGCAATGGGTGTTTCCATTATCATTTTCTGA